CTGTCCCTCTTTGGAGGAGAGGTGCGGAAAGTGAGTAAACATTTTGGCGATGACCTTGTGAGATCTCCTGCAATTATCAGCAGAACTACATCATCTAGGGTTGTTGATAAAAGTAATGAAGACCTTACATTCTAAATGGATACAGAAAATGAACACGCAACAAACTACATTCATATCCACAGTCATGAACTTTAGACAGTCGTTCTTTGACCCAAACAAGTAGATCCAGAAGTTCAGTTAACAATTCATCAGGACTAAATCAATAGATACCCTTATAGTTATAAACAGTAACCAAAAAATTGCATGAACCCTAGCATGATTTCTTCAGCTTATGCGttcagattattttaattatacaagGGGTTAATCACAAACTTGAACATGCTTTATTTAGTTTTCACTTATACATCCAGAcattaatcaaatttcattacaatttacaaagcAACTTAACAAAGATAAATATTGAAAGAGTAAAAGAAAACGAGAGAACTTGAAGAATCAAATGCATAAAAGTGCCACATGTGATTTCAAGTATTATTCACACAAAGTATCCCGCCACCAGTCAGTCAAATAGGAGGCAAGCTACACCATTAGCATTAGCACAGGACAAGAATCCTTACCTTTGCGGGGCCCAATTTCCAGTCAGGAGAGAACGTCACATCAGACTTATCCACCTGCAGAAGGTAAAGTCATTGAGTATGTGAGTAACATACAAAGCTATATTAGcttaattatgaataattcTCTTTAGACAAGCAAACAAGTACAACAAGGGCCAAGGCAATGTTATAATAaccattttaaaattcttttcttttgagttttgactaatagaatattatttcacaGCAGTAGATGTATTACCTCCATTGAGTTTTCTAATGCATGGACTTCTTGCTGTTGAACATTTTGTCCATAATTAAAACTCAATTCCGTGTCATGCATTTCAGAACCATCTTCAGTATCATCATCCTCATCACTTTCGTcgccatcatcatcatcgctGTCGTCATTAAGAATTTCACGTCCATCATCTTGGATTCCGCTAAAATGGTAATCAATATGTAGCTGCTCAGCAAGTAAACTGACATGTGGCTCAATTGCCTCCAAAGATCTTGCTGCCCTCTTGAAGAAGTATAACTGTTGTGACAGTGAAGGCTCGCTCAAAAATAAGCTTATGGTAGGGAATCAGAAATATTGAACTTACAATGCAGTAAAGAGAACAACCTGTGCAGCATGATGCCGAGATGCCTGTGTTAGAAAACTACGGGATTGCCCTTGTTTTAGGGATTTCATGCGAAAGACAAAAACATTTGCCTCCTCGTCATATTCATCATGGGCTTCTTTAAGCTGAGGAGAATGAAAATGTTCGCTTTTACTGTTCCTTAaccttactttttctttttgtttgttcaGCAAATCATCATATAGTTCTCTGCAAAGTAATGTTTCACAGTAAAAGAAGAATAGATCAAATGGTGTAATCTTGGACAAAAGACTGAACAAGTGAAACTCTGAAGCAGatcaaacaaagaaagaaGTTCGTTTGACCTTTTTTCATCACATCGCTTTTTCATCTCCTGCACAAAAGGGAAACAGAACCAAGATAAACAGCTGTAGGCATGAATTTCaggccaaaaaaaaaaaatgagcatATCGACTGGCTATTAAGTATTAAGCCTAGATGCTATGGATTACCACAGTACATAATCTAGATAGATAAACACTGCTGGTCACCAAACTCAGTCACAAACAGTATGCAGCTAAATACATCCAGGAAGGCATGCATGGCAGATAAAGAGATATTGCTTAACTAAGTATTAATAGCATGCCACTAGCAATATAGGGGATGGATCCAAGGAAAGCATGATTCAGGCTATCTAAAAGAAAAGTATGTCCATTTTCAAAGCACAATGTCCAGGGATTCATCAATGCCCTAtttcaataatcaatatatacTCCAAGAATCCAAGATTATACTATAGGGAATCGGACTAAAAAATTCTGAACCAATACAATGAACGGAGCAGCTATTTATGCACAATTTTAAGAGGAAAGTAACTATTAAGAGGGGGACCAGAAACAAGGAAAGACTAGAAACGGGCATACCTCTACTATCCGAAGCTCATTTAGAAGAGACTCTGACGGGATTGTGATTGTCTGAAATATATGTGACCTCTGAAATGCAGGACAAAAATATTAGTTGAAAGGCTTAACATATGTTAGAACTAATGTATAGGTTAATTAAACTTACATAACCATCAATAAGCTTCTGAAGTTCAAACTGTACTTTTCCTAGCATTAATAATACCTTCCCTGTAAATAAAATGCTATCGATTATTTTGAGGAAATTAAGTGCAAATAATAAAGATTATTAAAAACAGCAGTGAGAAAGAAATCTAACAGATCCGCTAGCAGCGCACTGGATGAAACTAGTTTAGTAGATGAGTAGAATGATACAAAGTTGGCAATCTAATAAGGTGTGCTATATTTCCTTAAGACAAAACTAAATTAGTTAATAGAAATTTAGTGATACTCCTAATATGTGAGAGACTTTGTATTCACTAATTTACctagaaaaaaattggaacAATTTGAACCAGGTCTATGgacatataaatatgaaatagatATTAGTTTTCTTTCAGGAGTACCCACATATACACAACTTATAGTACAACCATAGTATAATACATTGACCAAAAATTATCTTCAATGTTAGAAAAGCTTACCactttcttcatcatcattcaGGGCTGTTTTTTCAAGAAGACAATCACCCATCTCCCTTAATGATTCTGAAAATTCTGAAAGTATGGGgagtttataaaaataagatttcaAAATgcttatataaattataaaaggtGAAAGAATACCGAAAATCAAAAGGAGACCAAATCATTCAAAGTTTATCACATTAAACATTCAACTTGGTAGCATGAGCTACCAAGTTGCATTAGATACGAACAGTGATAGAAATTGTTAATAAAGCATacatttcaaaatcaaagacTAATGGATGAtaatcaaattcataaaatgtCAATGTGCAGCATCTAGAATACAAAGAGCTCTTTTTCCAATCATTGAGATACCATATACACTGTTTGCAGTTGCGGCTGCAGCAGACAGTAGCCTATCGTAGCAGTCTCTCATATCAATCATGTCCTGGtaaacacataaaaattttcatatcaaatatAGGAATCCTGTGAGCAAAATAACCACAAGCAAATAGAATGCACCCAACAGAAAATTTTCTGGGATGGACACAAAAAGAATACCCACCAATGAATTAAGGCACTGGTTTTCATCACAAGTGATAAACCACCAATGTAACTAAGCACATGTGATGGTTCATCAGCTACAGTTTTCTCCTAAATCAATCAATTACGGAAATGCCACTGATAATCTactgttttgtttattcattCAGTCTTTCCCCAAATACTAATCTAGTAAAGGAAAATCAGTTATTAACTATGTACATAGCGGAATTCTTTTAATATCTCTATCTATTCTATTAAATCAAAAGccaattcaaatcaatatatttccattttaaaaaaagctGGCATCAGCTTCCTTCTTCATCCATCTATTGAAACCATTCACATACCTCAAAACACATTCAACATATCTCAGTACAGCTCAAAACACATTCAACAACAATCATACTTCAGTTGCGGATATTAACTTGTGATTCCAAATTAATGAGCACACAACATGCTAGGACTACTACTTTATTAGATCGTTGACCGGTCAAAGTTCGATCCATCTAGTTCGGATTTTCGGAATGCTATGCCAAGCAAAAACAGTCGTAAACAACAAAATTCTCCGACGCCGGGAAATAAATCTCGCAAATTCACATCCACCGCAAATTTCCACCAAATAATGCACATCAATCCAGAAACGGAAAGACGCGTGTAGCACAAAAGTACCTGCGTAGCTCGAGCGTGCTCATCTAGAGACACGGATTGGTTCTGCTTCTGCGCTCTTCTATCGTGCCTATGCGAAGCGAATTTTTGCAATTTCTTCAGCGATGTCTTCATTTCGTTCtaattttttcctaaaaatgAGTGCAATCAATGAAGCTTTCGATCAGGAGAAAGTGACGGGGTGGAATTGGTAAGTGATGATGAAACCCTAGATCGAATTGAAGGTGTGGAATGTGGAAAGGAGCGAGAAGGCAGTCGCCATTTTTGGTTACGTCAAAGCTAGTATTGTAAGATCGAGGAACACTCGGaagttctatttttaattctatttccttttttaaggtttttcaatttttaagttttcatttttaatttaatttcagatGGAATTTTTAGTGGAATCAtccatatttgattttttgtaattCTATTTGTAGTCATTTTCATCCACTCCTTAATGAAATGCACCTCACctttttaatcattttggtAATTCGTGAACATCCAAAATCCCATTTCTTATTATCTCTTTAAgtattacataataatttcttattgCATGTATTTGTTGTATctttatattgaattaaaatatataataattatataattaaaaatagtataaaattgttCTTCCTTGCCCTACTCTACACCGATAGTTATAATAATGtatgacatgagttttaatagaAAGTTAGTCAATGtatgaaataataaacaaagtaatTAAGATATGcattgttggaaataaatttactatagtactataaaagatgatatcattttattaaaataaaaataaatactctatataataaaaatataaaaccacAAAAACAATTACTTCACCATTTTATACATTATGTCTTTGTTAGCCTCCTCAGGGCGTAGTTCAAGCGTCTATTGACCGGGCTGTGGATGGAGCTGTCGTCGTTGTACTTCTCAAGCGTCAcctttattttaatcaaatggCGCATTCGTGCATACTCAGCTCGAAGCTTACGTTTTCGCCCCTACCCCGTTGACCAGGAGTCGTCAACTCTCTCTCAAGTTTTGACAAacttgaaatatttttcagtTATCTTCCTAATAGACGAAGATCATGAATTTGATtatatctttatttatatcaacattgtttGTCCCACTTGCATATTCTTTCTCTTAGTTATTTgtataaaattctaaatgtaaCTATAATTTCTTAAACGCATGAGTAGTAGGACGCTTTTTGAGTATGCCGAGTTCTACTTTTCAATGCTTATCTTCTATTTATTGATTACCAACGAATGTATCTTTGATCGTATTGGCTTACTAGacttcaaaatatttacaattacTATAGTACAAGAAACAAATTGCAAATAAACCTTTGCAGAATTGTTTTTTACaaacttcaaaatatttacaattgCAATACTACaagaaacaaaatgcaaacaaCCTTTgcaaaattgtttttttcaaactttatAAATAAAGCACTATCATGTACGCTTGACTGAAGGTTTAAATAATGACTGAAAATAATAGGCTAGATCTTCAAATGCATCTGAAagatatcattattttttaatgctagtactattttgaattgttgaCTTTGATCAATTATTACTCTATAATAACTTAACACCCAGGAGTAAAATAATGTGGAAATGACTTACTTCATTATATGGCC
The genomic region above belongs to Salvia hispanica cultivar TCC Black 2014 chromosome 3, UniMelb_Shisp_WGS_1.0, whole genome shotgun sequence and contains:
- the LOC125214448 gene encoding uncharacterized protein At2g33490, with protein sequence MKTSLKKLQKFASHRHDRRAQKQNQSVSLDEHARATQDMIDMRDCYDRLLSAAAATANSVYEFSESLREMGDCLLEKTALNDDEESGKVLLMLGKVQFELQKLIDGYRSHIFQTITIPSESLLNELRIVEEMKKRCDEKRELYDDLLNKQKEKVRLRNSKSEHFHSPQLKEAHDEYDEEANVFVFRMKSLKQGQSRSFLTQASRHHAAQLYFFKRAARSLEAIEPHVSLLAEQLHIDYHFSGIQDDGREILNDDSDDDDGDESDEDDDTEDGSEMHDTELSFNYGQNVQQQEVHALENSMEVDKSDVTFSPDWKLGPAKEISQGHRQNVYSLSAPLLQRGTGAVSKSAPLFPRKVDSAERMAQMGPSPSRKFISYALPTPDETKTPRSGNLFSEAPQTRLADSNLRHSSPLYQNKYESFGANDKLSGPIILDTQSVLKESNTTMKASVLPPPLSEGRSFTQLDPNLASNAKKAKRQAFSGPIFGKPWPSKPKLTASGPIVSSAFPPSFSGSLLRTPMPRPTSNPKPSSHLPSTFVSSPKISELHELPRPPAHMADTRHPNRFAHSGPLISKRNELSASRVSTSSIAASKLPTPPQGLSRSYSIPVGGSLESALRSPIEGSQSKMKEDITSPPPASVSFPNTQPASR